One window from the genome of Paramisgurnus dabryanus chromosome 24, PD_genome_1.1, whole genome shotgun sequence encodes:
- the mfsd14a1 gene encoding MFSD14 family MFS transporter, with the protein MTQKKKKRVNRSLLLAKKIIIKDGGTPQGFGSPSVYHAVIVIFLEFFAWGLLTAPTLVALRATFPKHTFLMNGLIQGVKGLLSFLSAPLIGALSDVWGRKSFLLLTVFFTCAPIPLMKISPWWYFAVISVSGVFAVTFSVVFAYVADITQEHERSMAYGMVSATFAASLVISPAMGAYLSQVYGDSLVVVLASAIAMLDICFILVAVPESLPEKMRPASWGAPISWEQADPFASLRKVGQDSTVLLICITVFLSYLPEAGQSSSFFLYLQQIMGFSPESVAAFIAVLGLLSIVAQTVVLSLLMRSIGNKNTILLGLGFQILQLAWYGFGSEPWMMWAAGAVAAMSSITFPAVSALISRTADPDQQGVGQGMVTGIRGLCNGLGPALYGFIFYIFHVELDQVPGKEPDVHHHHDRNQQSSIIPGPPFLFGACSVLLALLVALFIPEHPHMGTRAGSWKKHTSPHGPPHSPHPPGEAKEPLLQDTNV; encoded by the exons CAAGGTTTCGGCTCTCCCAGTGTTTATCACGCAGTTATAGTTATTTTCCTGGAGTTCTTCGCTTGGGGTTTGCTCACAGCGCCTACTTTGGTA GCTCTTCGTGCAACGTTTCCCAAGCACACGTTTCTTATGAACGGCTTGATTCAGGGGGTGAAG GGTCTGCTGTCGTTTTTAAGCGCCCCTCTGATTGGTGCTTTATCTGATGTCTGGGGAAGAAAGTCCTTTCTTCTTCTCACGGTGTTCTTCACATGTGCTCCTATTCCTTTGATGAAGATCAGCCCTTG GTGGTATTTTGCAGTGATCTCGGTATCCGGTGTGTTCGCCGTTACTTTTTCGGTTGTTTTCGCCTATGTGGCCGACATCACCCAGGAACATGAACGGAGTATGGCTTACGGCATG GTTTCCGCCACGTTTGCGGCGAGTCTCGTGATAAGCCCGGCGATGGGAGCGTATCTGAGTCAGGTCTACGGAGACAGCCTGGTGGTGGTTCTGGCTTCTGCAATCGCAATGCTGGACATCTGCTTCATCCTCGTGGCTGTGCCCGAGTCGCTGCCTGAGAAAATGAGACCGGCGTCCTGGGGCGCTCCGATCTCTTGGGAGCAAGCAGATCCTTTTGCT TCTCTGAGGAAGGTGGGGCAGGACTCGACGGTTCTCCTTATCTGTATCACAGTGTTTTTGTCTTACCTGCCTGAGGCTGGACAATCTTCCAGCTTTTTCCTGTATTTGCAGCAG ATCATGGGATTTTCCCCTGAAAGTGTTGCGGCGTTCATTGCCGTTTTGGGATTGCTGTCAATTGTTGCACAG ACTGTAGTGTTAAGTTTACTAATGCGCTCCATCGGGAACAAGAACACAATTTTGCTGGGTCTGGGGTTCCAGATTTTGCAGCTCGCCTGGTACGGGTTCGGATCGGAGCCGTG GATGATGTGGGCAGCCGGAGCTGTGGCGGCCATGTCCAGTATCACTTTCCCAGCTGTAAGCGCCCTGATCTCTCGCACGGCCGATCCGGATCAGCAAG GCGTGGGTCAGGGCATGGTCACAGGTATCCGTGGACTGTGTAACGGTTTGGGTCCGGCCCTTTACGGTTTCATCTTCTACATTTTTCACGTCGAGCTGGACCAGGTTCCGGGCAAAGAACCGGATGTGCATCACCATCACGATCGTAACCAACAG AGTTCAATAATCCCAGGACCGCCGTTCCTTTTCGGCGCATGTTCTGTGCTGCTAGCACTCCTGGTGGCGCTCTTTATCCCCGAACACCCTCACATGGGCACTCGTGCGGGAAGCTGGAAAAAGCACACGTCGCCCCACGGGCCCCCGCACAGTCCCCACCCGCCCGGAGAGGCCAAAGAGCCCCTCCTACAGGACACTAACGTGTGA